From the Procambarus clarkii isolate CNS0578487 chromosome 70, FALCON_Pclarkii_2.0, whole genome shotgun sequence genome, one window contains:
- the LOC138356168 gene encoding uncharacterized protein isoform X2, whose product MCVEAILFEEVISTGSSSSSYKTSPNMDLPSTSNGLQGKFLRRCTNCKQCVHVRSNVCKFCQCDFRNSRELMKKEEEARFLLKGKKALERNTASRVLRRIENQHAQGSLMQINLH is encoded by the exons atgtgtgttgaagctattctctttgaagaagtcatctcgacaggatcttccagctccagctataaaacttcaccaaacatggatctacctagtacatcaaatg gtcttcagggaaaattcttgaggagatgcacaaactgcaaacaatgtgtgcatgtccgaagcaatgtttgcaagttctgccagtgtgacttccgaaacagtagagaattaatgaagaaagaagaggaagcccgttttctacttaaaggcaagaaggctttagaacgaaatacagcaagccgggttctacgaaggattgaaaatcag cacgcacaaggaagcttgatgcagataaacttacattag
- the LOC138356168 gene encoding uncharacterized protein isoform X1, giving the protein MCVEAILFEEVISTGSSSSSYKTSPNMDLPSTSNGLQGKFLRRCTNCKQCVHVRSNVCKFCQCDFRNSRELMKKEEEARFLLKGKKALERNTASRVLRRIENQLTYLRGCGYESIVIYYKKGPARVTHGILPNNVIQEEDKKIFTTNFFLCK; this is encoded by the exons atgtgtgttgaagctattctctttgaagaagtcatctcgacaggatcttccagctccagctataaaacttcaccaaacatggatctacctagtacatcaaatg gtcttcagggaaaattcttgaggagatgcacaaactgcaaacaatgtgtgcatgtccgaagcaatgtttgcaagttctgccagtgtgacttccgaaacagtagagaattaatgaagaaagaagaggaagcccgttttctacttaaaggcaagaaggctttagaacgaaatacagcaagccgggttctacgaaggattgaaaatcag cTAACATATCTGCGTGGCTGTGGGTATGAATCAATCGTTATCTATTACAAGAAAGGACCAGCACGGGTGACACATGGTATTTTACCAAACAACGTAATAcaagaagaggacaagaagatcttcaccactaacttctttttgtgtaagtag